A part of Primulina eburnea isolate SZY01 chromosome 10, ASM2296580v1, whole genome shotgun sequence genomic DNA contains:
- the LOC140803663 gene encoding ethylene-responsive transcription factor ERF027-like, which yields MDFDQSNQWWNPSSSSSDHDAQLVAEANPDETSSIASAQRKRSGRKINRRLSEVRDPNKKSTRSSLGNPELVVAAAYDNVAAVKLSGKVPRLDFSASLVCPPWAESSNANDDIQNAARYFSCSSSSSGIMSELPAEKTPVEMVSNAQAMDLWGNNVCGDHDGNIGFMDEEAVFNMPGFVNSMAEGMLLTPPAMKSGFKWDDIDDRDDYIYFNLWENS from the coding sequence ATGGATTTTGATCAATCAAACCAGTGGTGGAATCCATCTTCTTCATCGTCTGATCACGATGCACAGCTTGTTGCAGAAGCAAACCCTGATGAAACATCTAGCATTGCATCCGCGCAAAGAAAAAGGAGTGGCCGGAAAATAAACAGGAGGCTCTCTGAAGTGCGTGATCCCAACAAGAAATCAACAAGATCATCTCTCGGTAACCCTGAGTTGGTGGTGGCCGCCGCGTATGACAACGTGGCAGCCGTCAAGTTGAGTGGTAAGGTCCCGCGGCTGGATTTCTCTGCTTCTCTTGTCTGCCCTCCTTGGGCCGAGTCGTCGAACGCCAATGATGATATCCAAAATGCTGCTAGATATTTCTCTTGTTCGAGCTCTTCTAGTGGTATTATGAGTGAATTACCTGCCGAAAAAACTCCCGTAGAAATGGTTTCAAATGCTCAAGCGATGGATTTGTGGGGAAATAATGTTTGTGGTGATCATGACGGGAATATCGGATTCATGGACGAGGAGGCGGTGTTTAACATGCCGGGTTTCGTGAATAGCATGGCGGAGGGAATGCTGCTGACTCCACCAGCTATGAAAAGTGGATTCAAATGGGATGATATTGATGATCGTGATGATTACATTTACTTTAATCTGTGGGAAAATTCATAA